The Abditibacteriaceae bacterium sequence CGACGCCGTTGTTGGAGCTGTCCTCCGTTCCGCCGAAGGCAAAGACTACGAACTGCGCGCGCGTGTCGTCATCGACGCAACCAACGATGCCAGTTTCGCCGCACGCGCTGGTGCCGGTTACTACCTCGGACGCGAAAACGCGAATCGCGACAAGCGTATGCAATCGGCAGGCTTGCTGTTCTCGGTTTCAGGTGTCGATTGGAACAAAGTACGCTTCTATGTTCGTGGCAAACGTCCGATGCGGGCCGGTGAAAAATCGGGCGAGAAGGTTGTTGCACCAAAAGCAAGGCCGGTCGGAAACGACCGTACTTCAAAGCCTGCCACCAAGCCCCAAGTCTGGTTGCGATTGGGTGGAGTCCATGGCAACTATGCCTGGGAACGGGGCGACATCGTCAAGCGCTACAAGCCTCGCGGCGGCAACATCATTCCGCTTTCCATCAACTTCGGACGTCAGAGCGACGGCACCGTCGTGCTTAATACCATCAATATTGTGGGCGTTAATGGCCTCGATCCGGTTTCTGCTCAACGCGCGCACCGCGAAGCAAGCGCCGAACTTCCACGCTTTATTAACTACCTGCGCCGCGCTATGCCCGGCTTTGAAAAAGCACGATTAGCCCAGATCGCGCCGGAGCTATATATCCGCGAGACACGCCACATTCATGGCTACTATTCGCTCAAGGTTTCCGATATTCGGGCGGAGACACGCTTCTTCGACCGCATTGCGTTTGCCTCTTACCCGCTCGATTTGCACCCTTATGTTAAAGGTCAGCTCAACCCGTTTGGCGCGCGCCGCTATTACTATACGCTGCCTTTGCGCAGTTTGGTGCCACGCGGCGTGAACAATGTTTTCGTAGCTTCGCGCAGCCTTTCGGCAACCTATTCGGCAGCAGGTTCGGCGCGAGTGATTCCCATTACGATGGCCGCAGGTGAGGCTGCCGGTGCAGCAGCCTGGGTTTGCGTGCGCGATTCGGTAACACCACACGCGCTCATGGATAACTCGAAACTCGTCCGTAAACTCCAAGACTCGCTGCGTGCCTGGGGTTGTGACATTGGCGATGTTTACCCGACACCTCAACAGCGCACAAAAGAAAAAGAAGACCGTCCGACAGCGTAAAACGACCGCCACCAGACAACAGAAAACCGAGGCTTAAACGAATAAGCCTCGGTTTCTTTAGATTTCAGACCTTGCGTAAAAGCAGAGGTTAGGCTTCTTGTGCATTGCGGCGTGCTTCGTGACGAGCACGAATAGCAGCTGCGATTTTAGCGCGGGTTTCAGGAGAAACGGTGCGCTTACCACCGCCGCTTGCAGGCTTGGCAGCAGCTTTTGCTGGCTTGGCAGCTTTGGCTTTAGCTGCTCCACGGCCACCACGACCGCGATTCGCTTTAGGTGCGGCGGCGGCTTCTTGTTCGGGTTCAGCAGTGGCTCCGCCGGTTTGTGCGAGGAGCGTACGCAATGCGTTTGCAGCCTCGGTATATTGTGCCGCCTGCTGTTCCAACTGGTCGATTGTTTGTTGCAAATCCATCTTATCTCCTTGATAAAACCAAACTTCTTCTTTATCGTACTTCCGAAGCTTGTTCATCAGAGTGTTGTGTATACCAAATTTTAGACTACATGGTTTATTTGGAATAGATGCAATTCTCGACGAAACTCTGGATTTTATTCAACCAGACTCTTATTTAACCTGTTTTTTTCTACATAGACCATAAAATCATGCGCAAGCCAAACAAGAGTTGCTGCAAATCGAAGTGGCTGAAAGTACTTCGCAACTCCTGCCTCCATCAACGACGATAGGTTGTAGAGGCCTGTCAGGTTTGACGCGAGAGGTTTGCACTCCGATGTCCTGAAGTGTTGAGCAGCACGCGAAAAAGTAAGACCGGGAGGTTTGTGTCTTTGACAGTACACAACAGGAGTTTGGGACTTTCGAGACGGCTTCTTTCTTTGAGGAAAAAGATTGGCGTTACCTTTTCTGAGAGGTAACGCGACGCTTCACGGAACTTCTCAAAAAGAGTACGCCCAGCCGGATTTGAACCAGCAACCAAGGGATTAAGTTCCTGCCCTAGCCATTGAGCTATGGGCGCGAGAAGTCGGAACTTTAAGCACTTAAACCTATAAAAATATCGCTTTTGGTATGAACCTTCATTTGACGAATTCCCTTCTGTTGGAATGTATTTTATGACATACAACAGTCCATTTCAGAATACCTTACTACGAGCAGTTCGATTCCGGCACTTGTTGCGCGGTTGCCTCATGATGAGGATCGCAGCAGCCTTCTCGTCATGACGCTTCTCCGCTTCATAACGAGCGCATCTCCATATAAGGATGGGGTGCAGAAGAAATGACCAAGGAGCCTCAGGATCGTTCCAGCAGCGGCGAGGGACGAAAAACCTCCTAGAATTTGGCAGGCGCGGGGCCGACCTCGATACATTGTCAAAAGAATATTGACGGACATCTGCGGGCTTCGTCGAGTTAGGGTGCCGAGTCCATAACCTTTCCCAATTAATATCTTTATAATGTATGCAAGCTTTGGTAAAGAAAAAGTTCGTCGCTCTGACACGACTACATCTGCTTTACTGACGCCCCACTCATGAACGCAGTTGAATAGAAGAAGCCGTTTCAGTACTCGCTGGTGAGCCTTTTGACGCGGAGGCTTTTCCGTTCCTATTTCTGGAAGCCTTCGGCAACAAGACAACTACTATCAGCCGGTTTCGAAGCGGCGACGCCAACAAGTCCAACCTACTTGGGGTGTGTTTCAACGCAACAACATCCATTTGAAGGTATGCGCGTCGGGCGAAGTAACCACCACGCTCGCGATTTTGTGCGACAGTGCGGCGACGGCGCGTTACAAGTGTAAGTTTGTTCTCGCGACCGACGGTCACATTTTTGAAGCGGAAAACCTGAGCGCAGGCGAAACCGTCGCCTGCGATTTCCCTAAATTCCACGATCACTCCGGTTTTTTTCTGCCGCTTGCGGGCATTACGACGGTCAAGCAAATCCGCGATAACGCTTTCGACATCAAGGCCACAAGCCGTCTTAACCGGCTCTATATTGAACTAACTATTCGTTCCCTGTCGTGGCAGGTCGCGCTTTGAGGCGAACTTCAAAACGAGTCTTTTATCGGCAGGCGCTGTGGTCGGGCAATCGAGAAACATTCCGCCAATAGTTTCTGAGCAAGGACTCGATCCTCTGGTGGGTCTTAAAAACGTATCGGCGTTACCGCAGAGAATATCCGCCTCTTTTCGTTCAAGAAGAATATCGGCATTTGCAGATCATCGTGCTAGAGTCTCCGGCAGAAGCGCAAACATTCCTCCAGAACGTCACCAGCCAATCAGCGGATCGAAGCGCCTAGTTTCCTCCCATCGCCAAACCGTTTTTGCTCAGGTTTTCCCAACGCACTTTCATGCCTCCTTCAAACAAGAACGGCTCAAAGCCAAGCGCTACATAAGTTTTGATGGCGGGTAAACGGAAGTCGTCGGTCAGCAGAAAAATGCGCGTGTAACCCGCCTGTTGCAGTCGCAGTGTCGCGGCAGCGACAACGCTGCGGCCCAACTGTTTTCCAGAGTGGTCCGGATGCGCTGCGACCCAACCAACCTCGCCACCTTCAGGATGGAGATCGCCTGGAGCGTGGCGCGCTTGCGCCGTGGCAACGATTGTTCCGCTGGCCAGATGTTCAACAACGAAACAGCCTCTAGGGAGCGTATTTTTGAGTTGGCTTTCTAATTCCTCGTCTGTCCAGACCGCAAGGCCACTCGCCGCCAAAACCGCTCTAATTCCTGACGCGTCACTCGGTTGGGATGCACGCAATACATAACCCTCCGCAACAGTTGGGGCGGGCGTTTTAGAAGACGGCCACAGCATTTGCAACTGCGCCTGCGCGGGTTTTTCGCCTTCCCACGCACGCGAATCCGGCACGTCGAGCCAGCGGCCATTTTGTAGTGCCGATTGCTGCGAGATCAGACCAGGAAGTGTGGCGTCAAGCGCGGCGTGAATGCCTAGATCGAGCGGCGCGCGTCCGATGATGGCGTCGCAAAAATGCAAAAGTTCGAGCAAATCTCCGCCGCCATGTCCCGCCGCTTGCGCCGCGTCTCCAAAATCGCGCCACGCGGCGGGCAAAAACTCCCTTTCTAGAGCTTCAAGCGTTTCCCAATCCCAATCCTTCGCACAGCGTGAGCGCAGCCAGATCCGGTTGTGTTCACCTGCGGCGCGCGCCGATTCGTAGCAGCCATTGGTGCCCTGTAAGGAGTAGTTGGTCATCGCATGCGGTCGATCGGACAACATATCCACGCGGATTTTTACGAGCCCGCCATGTGCTGTTTTGCCGAGCATCACCGTCGAGGACTCGTTTTCGAAAAGCTCGCCGCGCGCGTCACGGTGCCGCATTCCGCCTCCGGCGACGCACACCGACACGATGCGATCTCCAGGCATCCACTGCAAAATCGGGCCAAGACTATGGGTGCCATAGGTGATACCGGCGCGCCCTGTTTGCCAGTCGCGGCGCCAGGGAGTTTGCTTGTTGAGTTGCTTTAACTCGTGGAGATATTCGCCTTCGGCGTAGTAGGTCTCGCCGAAAAGTCCGCGTTTCACCAATTCGCGCACCATCATATTCGGGCGGGTGAAGGTGTAGTTTTCGGCCATCATGTAGACCGCTTTGGAACGCCTACACGCCGCTTCGAGCGCGCGCGCTTCCTCCACGCTGACAACGGCGGGAACTTCACAAAGAACGTGTAACCCCTTATCGAGCGCCGCAATCGACTGGCGTGCATGAAACGGCATCGGCGTGCCAAGCAGCACCGCGTCAATGTCGGCACGCGCAATCATTTCTTCGAACAATGTGAATCTTTCGGGCGCTCCGAAATCGAGTTGGGCTTTGATTAGACCCGCTTCGTTGAGGTCGCAGACCGCCTGAACTTTCATTGAGCCAGTGAGTTCAATCGCGTTTTTGAAAGCCGCGCCGCGACTGGCAGCGCCGACGACGCCCAAGCGAATCGGGGCAGAGGATGCGGAATTATTCATAGTAGTAATTTAGGTCGAGCGCGATAAGGACAATGGGGGTGTTTTGGTTGGGCACGAAGTCAGCGCATAGACAATGAAGGAAGAAGCCGCTGTTCGCGAGCGTGAACAGTCGGTCGTTATGGCGTTTTGGGGTTTCCGACCAAAAGCGACAAACCGCCATCAACGACAACACAACTTCCCGTGAGATGACGGCGTGAAAAGTCGCACACTGCCAGAACTTCGCGCGCCACTTCCTCGGCAAGTAGGATTTCGCCGGTCGGAACTCGCTCTTGGCTACGCGTTTTCAGTGTTTCGTCCGCCGCGAAAAGCTGCGCGCTCAGGCCGGCATCGACAAAACCAGGCGCGATTTCATTGACCAGAATTCCGTGCGGTGCGAGTTCGAGCGCGAGACACTGACAGGCCATTCGCAGTCCGGCCTTGGCGACCGAATATGCGGTGATTTGCGGGTGCGGTGCGTGCGCGGCCCAACTTCCAACGAACACGATTCGTCCTGCAGTTTGAGATGCCAACATCAAACGCGCCGCATTTCGTGCCACCCAAAACGCGCCGTTTAGATTAACCTCCATTTGCCGCCGCCACGATGTTGCGTCGACTTCGAGCGCGTTTCTCTCTTTGACAATCGCTGCGTTGGAAATCGCCACCGAGGGCGCGCCCCACTGCGCCGCAACGCTCGTCAACCACGATTCGACCTGGGATTCGTCACTCACATCAACGCATGTGTAGGAGAGCGCGTCTTGGGTACCTGGAAACAACGCTTCAAGTCGAGTTTGTGCCTCCGGTTCGGGCATCAAATCGCCCATCGCTACACAGGCGCCGCGTTCTAAAAGCGCGGAAACGGTGGCTAAACCAATATCGCCGAGAGCGCCGCTCACAATGGCGATTCTTCCATCGAGCGAAGCTGAAGAATTCGAAAATTTGTGCATCAGGAGCACCCTACAACGAGAAGGATTATTAGATGTATCAGTGTCCGTGAAATTCTCCCTGTAATGACCGACAGAAAACGGTAGGCCGCGGAACATTTTGAGCCGAGAACATGGGAAAAACCAAGAGGAACAAGGAGTTCGCGGCGTTGGAATCGGCATCGCCTGTGCAATACCAATAGTTCAGGAACGACGACGTTTGGGTTTACTCGGATCGTGAATGAAGAATGAGGCAATTGATTTATGAACCATCTTGTATTGTTGGGCGACTCGATTTTTGACAACGGAGTTTACGTGCCTGGCGAACCCGACGTGATCCACCAAGTGCGCGCGAAACTTCCCGAAGGTTGGCAGGCCTCTTTGCGCGCCGTCGATGGCGATCGTGTGGGAGATATTACGACGCAGCTCACATCCTTGCCTTCAGATGCCACACATATTGCATTAAGCGTTGGCGGTAACGATGCGCTCGATCAGGCCGGAATTCTTCAGGAACCGGCGCGCTCGTTCGCGGAGGTTCTGGAACGGCTGGCGCAGGTGGGCGACCCTTTTCGGAACGCTTATCACGCCATGCTTCAGCAAGTATTGGAGCGCGGGTTGCCGACGATGGTTTGCACGATCTACGAAGGCAACATGCCCGATCCTCGGCAACAGCGATTGGTCACAACCGCGCTCAAGATTTTCAACGATGCGATTCTCCGTGAAGCCTTCGCCGCCGGAGTGCCCGTGCTCGACTTGCGCGCGGTCTGTTCGCGTCCCGAAGACTATGCGAATCCAATTGAACCGTCATTTATTGGTGGAAACAAGATCGCTACGGGGATCGCGCGCATTATCACAACACATGACTTTTCCGGCGGATGCCGACAGATTTATACAAAGTAAAGTGGTGGTTGGATCGGACGAAAGACTGATACAACCCGCCTGGCGTCAATGCTTCCTTCTTCGGTGAGAAAAAGAGCGGCCCGTTCTCCGATCGGCGTCCGGAATGGCGAAGGTAGGCAAGAAGCGCCTTCGCCGTATTCGCCGTGACATAAACAGATCGAAACTTGTTCCCCTTACCGAGAACACGAAGCGAAAGGTTGCTCGCGTCGAAGTCGCTTTTATTCAATCGGCACAACTCCGCCGCGCGAAGTCCGGTATCCCACAACGTCCACAGATCGCCATTTCGCGGCGGGCGGCCTCTGTCTTTTGGTCGCGCGCAGGAACTTCTCGAACTCTTCTTCCGGCACCGGCGACTTGATTTCGGTCTTCTCTTTTGTGACCTTGATACGCCGCATCGAATCGAAGTCGATTAACTCTTCAGCAATCAGAAAGTTGAAGAACGCCTTGACGATACGGTAGTCGTTGCACACTATGATCGGGCGCATCGGTTCGCGATGCTTCGGGTCACACCATCGACCCTCCGGACCTTCATGCGCTTGCTGGAGGTAAAGCAAGAACTCTTTCAGTACTGGCGTTCCAACGGCCTTGTAGTCGCGGTGTTGGACGAGTCAGAAGAACCGCCCGATGCGAAGCCTTCGGGACTTCATGCTTTGCGCGGTATGCCCTTTTAAGCGGGTATCAAGGAACCAATCATCGCAGTATTCAGGAGTTCAGCAACGGGTGTTTTGGAACTCGAATTTCCCTGAGTGGAAATGAACGAGTCCCCTGCTGTGAGACGCATTTCTTTCTCCTTTCGCGGCAAGAAATGAAGGAGTCAAAAGCGATACAGCCTTATGGAATAAGGGGATAAAGGCAACTTAATACGCCCAGCCGGATTTGAACCAGCAACCAAGGGATTATGAGTCCCCTGCTCTAACCATTGAGCTATGGGCGCAAAGAGTACGGTCGAATTCGACCGTACTTTATTCTATCTATTCTTCCTCACCGGCGAACAGGTTATCCAACACGGTGCCTTTAGTTTTTGCGCGAAGTTTGCGCAACGCACGCACTTCCAAATCGCGCACACGGTCGCGCGAAATGTTCATTTCGGTTGCAATCGATTCCAAAGTGCGCCCAACGCCGCCCTGATACGCGCCCAGAGCAAAACGCTGTTCAATCAGTGTACGCTCGCGCGGCGACAAGCCTTCCAGAGCATCATTGATCGCCGTGTGAACTTCACTACGCGAAACATCTTCGAACGGCGATTCGGTGCTGGCAATCACGTCACCAAGTGTCATGTTGTCATCGTCGCCAAGCGGCGTTTCAAACGAAACTGGTTCGGCATAGGTTCGCAACGCTTCGCCAACCTGCGTCTGGCTCATGCCGGATGCTTTTGCCAGTTCAGCGGTGGTTGGTTCGCGCCCCAGTTCCTGCGAAAGTTCGCGCGAAGTCCGATGGAGCTTCTGAATCGCTGCCGCCAAGTGACCCGGCAAGCGAATGCTGCGCGCCTGAGCCGCAATCGCGCGGTTGATAGCTTCACGCACATACCACGTCGCGTAGGAACCGAAGCGGTCTTTGCGCGCCGGATTCCACTTTTCCGCCGCACGCATTAGGCCAATGTTGCCTTCCTGCACAATGTCGAGAAGCGGCAACGACGCGCGCCCCTGATACTTGCGCGCAAGCGAAACCACCAATCGCCAGTTGGCTTCTACCAGACGCGAACGCAGGCGTGCAGCACCTTCGGCATCTCCCAGCGATGCGGCTTCGCGCGCGCGTTGCGCGAGGTCGCGCTCGGCATCGGCTTCCATCAAGGGCGTTGCGCCCATGCGGTTGAGATATTGCTGAAACGAATCTTCGACTTCCGCACCGAACTGTTCGGCGTCGCCGGTTTCGACAACAGCTTCAGGGTCGGCTTTGGCTTCGTCGCGCGCCAGCATTTCTCCGAGCGGCGAACTCATCAATTCTTCCAGCGACGCCAGCACATCGTCGAGGTCGCCGTGAGCCGAAGGCTTGGCTTTTTTCGGCGTGTTCTGCGGCGGAGTTTGCGGGCGTTGCGTGGCAGCGGGCGATTGCTTCAGGGAAGAAACCGGCGGTGCAATCTTCGATTCGTCGATGGCAATCGCGCGGTCTTCGAGAGCTTCGAAAAGCTCTTCCGCATCAATCGCGTCGATTTCCAGATCGCCCAGCAGTTCGTTGATGCGCTGGATGGAAACGTGACCATCGCGCGCACCTTCGCTGAGAAGAGTGCGCACTTGGGGATGTTGGAGCAAAGAATTTGGCATAACAATTAAACGCCTGAGTGTCGGCAAAGAGCCGCGAAAGTATCCGCCCTTCCGCTTTGCGGTGGGCACCCGAAATCGACCGTACTTATTTGGCCCACTGCGCGCGCGCCGCTGAAGTCCATTTGGAAATCTGCTCGTTGCGCAACGTCTGGTCGTCCCACTTGGTTGCGAGCTTGTTGAATTCTGCCTCACTAATCGGCGTCCACGCCAGAGCATCGTCGGGGTTCTTGGCACGACGTGCTTTCAAGGCATCGCCGCCATCGATGAGAACGGCACCGATCAAATCGTCGAGGGCGCGGCGGCGCGCACTTGATTTGGAAGCGTCGAAACGGAAACCACTTTTGCTCGCATAGGGATTTCCTGTGACAAGTGCGTTTTTCGGTACCGGATACGCCGAAGGCGCAATCGGGCGGCGATACAGCGCGTTCTTTTGCGGGCCGCCCGGAGCGCCCACGGGCAGCATCCACAGTTTCTGCCCCTGCGGCGACATCACGAACGCGACAAATTTTTCAGCGAGTGCTTTATGGGGCGCACCGCGCAAAATTGCAATCGGGTCGGGCGTGACGAGGTTTTCGCCGCTCGATTCGACATAGCCTAACTTCTCTTTGCCTGCCGCCGCTATTTTCGTCGCTGCATAGAAATCGATAATCGGCCCGAAAACAGCTTCGCCCGAGGCGATGTCGTCGGGAACCGCCGAACTCGAAGAACTCCAACTTGTCGCGTTCGCGCCGATTCCGTTGAGGGTTTGCCAGCCTTTATCCCAGCCTTCAGCCTGCAAGATAATTTCGCAGACCATGTGCCCGACGCCCGATTGACGCGGGTCGGCCATCACAACGCGCTCGCTCAGTTTGTTATCGGCGAGGTCGCTCCAACGCTTGGGAACAGGCAATTTGTCGCGCGTGGCGATTGTCTTGTTGTAGATAATGCCGAAGCCCGACAGCACTGCGCCCATCCATTCGTTTTTCGCGCCGCGCAACGGCACACCGCTCATCTGCGCGGGGACGCCATAGCTTTGCGGCAGGGGCTGCAGCAAATTCTTTTTTGCCAAGTCGAGCGTGGTTTCTGCGCCGCCGCCAAACAGCACATCGACACCGATGCCTTCGCCCGCCGCTTTGCCCTGAAAATCGCCCTCAATCGAGCGCAAGACATTTGAAGAACCGCCCTGATCGAGCCAGCGGAAATTCACCTCGGGATTCTGCGCTTTGAAAGCGCGCTCGAATTCGTACTGAATATCGGCGGAGTGCGGCGAAATCAGGACCAGTTCGTTTTCTTTTGCGCCGGTTCCGCCACCGGAACTCGTTCCTTTTTCGACCGTACCTTGCTTCGCGCAGCCACCGGCAAGCGCCGCAAAAACGCCGGTTGCCAGAAGTACGCGTGAGGAAAAAATGCTCTTCATAATCGGAAGAATGTTAGCACAAATCCTTGAAGGGAAAATCGAGGAAACTGCCCGCTCATGAACGCGATTTCCAGCATTATCACCAAAAGCGGCGACGCCGGACACACCAAACTCGTTTCGGGCGAAACCGTTTCCAAAGCCGATTTACAGGTCGAAGCTTACGGCACCATTGATGAACTTAATTCTTTTCTCGGCCTTGCGCGCGCAGCCTGCGACAATAACGAGGTTCGCACCGTCCTCGAACGCTTGCAGCGCGAAACATTTGTGGTCGGCGCCGAGCTGGCGGCGACGCCTGAAGTAGCATTGCGTTTGAAGAACCGCGTTTCTCCCGAAATGACCGCCGCCCTCGATGCTGACGCCGCCAGAATCGAGGCTCTTCCCGGTGTTATCGGCGATTGGGCATTGCCGGGTGCAGTTTTCGCCGAAGCCGCTGTCGATGTGGCACGCAGTGTTGCGCGGCGCGCCGAACGCTGTGCCGTGCGGCTCGCCAATGAAGGCGGCGTGCCCAACGACGAAGTCTTGCGCTACCTCAACCGCATGTCCGATGTGTTGTGGCTCCTGGGCCGAAAAATCGAACTCGACCGCAATGTCGAAGGTGCGCTGCGGCCTGAACGCGCCCATAAATAGGTACGGTCGATTTCGACCAGACTCTTCTCAGTCTTATGATGGAATGCACGATTTTTGTTGATCCGCTTTATGGTTCGGAGCGCTCAATTCGCTTTGAACCAGAATGGGTCGCCGAGGCCGAAGACCGCATTTTCAAGTTGATCTTCTGGCGCAAACGCCCCGTAACCTTTATTCGCTTCAACAATGGAAAGCATTATCTTGTCGATGGACACTGGGCCGAGAAAATAAAAGCGGCGCAAGAACACACTTAGTCTGGCCCGAAGAGCGATAATCAGAAGATGCAACGCATTTTTTCCTTTTCGCCACGTCACATCGGACTCGCTGCTTTTCCCTTTCTGCTTTGTGTCGGAACAAGCCACGCGCAACCGCGCCGCGTTGCGGTGTTGAAAGCTCAGGCCGCCCGAATCGACCGCAACCTCAAGCGTTACGGGCGCGTAGAGCGCGATTTACCAGGCCGTTCAACCGAAGGCGGCAATCTCACGTTTTATTCCCTGGGTTCTTCACCGCGCAAACTCTTTGCGCAGTACTTTGGCGAAAGCGGCAAGGCCACCGAAGAATTTTACTTTCGCAACAACAGCCTGTTCCGGATGCGCCGCCGCAATTCCACCTACGACAAGCTTTATGGAAAAGTTGTTGCCACCGAGGAAACCAACTTTTACTTCAATGGCGGAAAGCTATTGCCCGGAAGCAGCAAAGCAGAAACGCCGTACAGCGCCCGGGAAATTCTCGAAGACGCCCGTGATTTGCTTCGCCTGTCGAAACGCAAATAAAGTAAAAAAGGTACGGTCGATTTCGACCGTACCTTTTCTTTTACTTACGGCGCGCGATGCCGACAAGCGAAGTGCCGAACTTCAGCGGGCGCTTGATAAGGACGCGGCTTTCGGCATTGAGATACGCGGTAAGAGCGCAGTTGGCCAAGGGCGGAACTACCGGTAAAACCGCGCCTTCGCTGTGGCGCTTGGCGTCGCGCGGGCGACTGGGTTTAAACGGCAAAATAAATTTTCGCCACGCCCACGCGACCGGTGGCATCAGGCTCATGGCGAACGAAAGTTTTTCGACGACAAAGCCTTCTTCGCGCAATAATTTCTGCAGCCCTCGATATTCGTAGCGCCGGAAATGATGAAGCGCTTCATCGTGGACACTCCACAGCTTTTGATACGCTGGCACCGAAAAGACAAACGCGCCGCCTTTCTGCCCATTTTGGGGCGCTTTTAAAACGCGGTGTACTTCGCGCAACGTCACTGCATCGTTTTCCAAATGTTCCAAGACATCGAGCATCGTAACGGCATCGAAGGTACCATCGGCGAGGGGCAGATGATGCCCGTCGGCGCGCACGAGGGAAACATCGGCCGCGCCAATATGCGACCGGGCGAATTGCAGCGCGAGCGGAGAAAAGTCCATGGCGACGACATGCGGAGAATGCTCACGCAGCATCGGCAAGTTCGCGCCTGTGCCACAGCCGATATCGAGTAGCTTTTCCAACGGAGCGCGTCGTCCCGCCTCGTGCAGCAAAGCGCCAACGATCTGGCGCCGTCCGGCAAACCACCAGTAATTCGTTTCCAGCACGTGCATTCGCGCGTATTCGTTGTGGTTCATCGGATGGAGTTATTCCAGCAACTGTTATTCAGCCTGTTTTTCGTCTTTTTTCCTCGCGGGCCAGAGCCATAACATCGGCAAAACGGAAGCGGCGCTGACCGCCCGGCGTGCGCAGATGTGGCAGCTTCTCTTCGTCGGCCCAGCGCCGCACCGTTGCGGCGCACACGCCCAGCAAGATTCCTGCTTCGTGAAGGGAGATTGTCGGGTTCTGCAAACGCTCCAAAAGTTGCGCGCGAGTTTCAGGCTTCTGGCGCTGGCGTGTTTGCTTCGCCTGCGGCCTTGCGGGCGGTATGGCTTCCAACGTATCCGCCCTTCCGCTTTGCGGTGGGCACCCGATTTCGACCGTACCTGCTTCTACCGCGCTTTCCGGGCTGACTTCGACGGTTTCGCTGTGCGTCTGGACATAGCGAATCCAGTCTTGAATCCGCTTGGGCTTTGGTTTTGGTAATGCGTTCATAGCTGCAATGAAAAGTGTGATGAAACGGCGCTATTGGGACGACTATTCGATGAGCATCGCGTCGCCAAATGAAAAGAAACGATACCTTTGGGCGACTGCGCATTCATAAGCGTATCGTACAGCGTCGTTTCCGGCGAAGGCGGCAATCATGACGAGCAGGCTGGAGCGCGGCAAATGAAAGTTCGTGACAAGCGCATCGACGGCGTAAAAGCGATAGCCGGGGCGAATAAATAGCTGCGTGTCGCCCTCGCCGGAAACGACACTGCCATCGTCTTGTGCCGCCGATTCCAGAACACGCACCGCCGTCGTGCCAACGGCCACCACACGTCCGCCGCGCGCCCGCTGCTCGTTGATGCGCGCCGCAGTCTGCTCCGAAATCGCGTAGCTTTCGCGGTGCATCGTGTGTTCGTCGAGCGTTTCAGTTT is a genomic window containing:
- a CDS encoding ABC transporter substrate-binding protein, whose amino-acid sequence is MKSIFSSRVLLATGVFAALAGGCAKQGTVEKGTSSGGGTGAKENELVLISPHSADIQYEFERAFKAQNPEVNFRWLDQGGSSNVLRSIEGDFQGKAAGEGIGVDVLFGGGAETTLDLAKKNLLQPLPQSYGVPAQMSGVPLRGAKNEWMGAVLSGFGIIYNKTIATRDKLPVPKRWSDLADNKLSERVVMADPRQSGVGHMVCEIILQAEGWDKGWQTLNGIGANATSWSSSSSAVPDDIASGEAVFGPIIDFYAATKIAAAGKEKLGYVESSGENLVTPDPIAILRGAPHKALAEKFVAFVMSPQGQKLWMLPVGAPGGPQKNALYRRPIAPSAYPVPKNALVTGNPYASKSGFRFDASKSSARRRALDDLIGAVLIDGGDALKARRAKNPDDALAWTPISEAEFNKLATKWDDQTLRNEQISKWTSAARAQWAK
- a CDS encoding cob(I)yrinic acid a,c-diamide adenosyltransferase; translation: MNAISSIITKSGDAGHTKLVSGETVSKADLQVEAYGTIDELNSFLGLARAACDNNEVRTVLERLQRETFVVGAELAATPEVALRLKNRVSPEMTAALDADAARIEALPGVIGDWALPGAVFAEAAVDVARSVARRAERCAVRLANEGGVPNDEVLRYLNRMSDVLWLLGRKIELDRNVEGALRPERAHK
- a CDS encoding class I SAM-dependent methyltransferase, whose amino-acid sequence is MNHNEYARMHVLETNYWWFAGRRQIVGALLHEAGRRAPLEKLLDIGCGTGANLPMLREHSPHVVAMDFSPLALQFARSHIGAADVSLVRADGHHLPLADGTFDAVTMLDVLEHLENDAVTLREVHRVLKAPQNGQKGGAFVFSVPAYQKLWSVHDEALHHFRRYEYRGLQKLLREEGFVVEKLSFAMSLMPPVAWAWRKFILPFKPSRPRDAKRHSEGAVLPVVPPLANCALTAYLNAESRVLIKRPLKFGTSLVGIARRK
- a CDS encoding helix-turn-helix domain-containing protein — encoded protein: MNALPKPKPKRIQDWIRYVQTHSETVEVSPESAVEAGTVEIGCPPQSGRADTLEAIPPARPQAKQTRQRQKPETRAQLLERLQNPTISLHEAGILLGVCAATVRRWADEEKLPHLRTPGGQRRFRFADVMALAREEKRRKTG